Genomic window (Helianthus annuus cultivar XRQ/B chromosome 3, HanXRQr2.0-SUNRISE, whole genome shotgun sequence):
CAAACGTCATAATATTTAAAGGCTATATGATATAGATTAATATTTAGAACTTTATAAGTTAcgaatttttttagaaaaaatagtaagagatttttttttattttttgcttCTCCTTTTCGTCAAAACAAAAGGAAAAGTTTTGATATCCGTTTTCAACGAGCTCCAAGTCTCCAACCACTAAATCATTCAATTTGTTGTTATCTTTCAAACATAGCACATGCGTATGAGGATAAAAACATTATTAATCCATTGTGTAACCACTTTTTTCCACATTAAAGATAAATCAGTTTCAAAACATTAAATTCAGGGATTTGAAAAAGTAAACACGCGTACGTAACGATaagaagaaacaaacaaacatataATTTTAATAAAGAACATACGATAGGGCCCTCCCTTGTCGCGGCAAAGGTCGAATGATGATTATGCTACCAACAATTGTGTCAAAAAAAACCCAAGAACTAAGTTATTTTTGCACGACtctaattttattttattaatcaaTCGAAACCATTCCAAATACAATAACCATAATcctttgttttgatttttattagaCTTAAGCTGAAAAACGAAATCAAAACAACCAACAAACATATTATTTAGACTTTATATAAGATCCTCACCCCCATCAACTATCACATTTGAGCCACAATTAAGATTAACTTCTAACTGATTAAAATTCAATAGAAATTTTGTTGCCATCAGCGTCTTCACTATGGTTTTTCTTATAAACTTTAGTGGCATCTAACCGGTTAATTTGCCACCCTTTAACGTTTATTAACTGGTGAATCTTTTCGACTTGGCGGCGTGCCAACTTGCATGTGTTGATCTTCATTTCGTGGATGGCTGAATCCAATAACATGTCGAGAGTTTTTTCATCGGTGTAAGATGAATCAATTGCACGAAAGTACGAATCAAGTTCTTGCACGCCAATTGCTCTTCGGATCCCTTTCGAGTAGTCAGCCTTAGGGTTGTAAAACTCTCTGACTTCATCCACCATCCCGTTGACCACCTTGCGGTCAATGCGGTCAGCTAGTACTTGGTAAAGCACCGACAATTCCACGTCAACCCACAAAAAGCAAGTCTCGTAACTATAACAATAATCATTGATTAAATTTATAACGCTACCATactaaacaacaaacaaacatacATAGTAAAAtctcattcttttttttttcttttttgaacggccaacagaatcaatcccgagcactctcgggacacctactggacaaacggagtactccgagagtaacccgagtccaccaccaatttcgGGGAAAACCCAGTAACCACCTGCCCGTAAGCACGGCAGTGAAATTACCAGTAAAACACGTTTgactcaaggatccaacccaggtatTATTGGGTCTCCTATCACTACCCACCATTGCCTCACTCCGCACCAAGTGGAAgttgaacctgcatctctcaagagaaatgcaactCTTCCACCACTTAATCTAAAGATCATTAGCCAGTAAAATCTCATTCATGTGATTAGAGTTGCACAAATCGAGTTCAAACCCTAAACTGGTTTGAGTTGGTCAAGGAAAAGTCAAAACTAGGTTTTTGTTAGTTTGTTGACCTGTTTTGAGCAGTTTTCACTGGTTCTTTATCGGTTCAGTTAACCGTTTTAAAGGAGACAATCATAAAAATGGTTACAAACCTACGATGAGACTATCATAAAAATGTTCTCACATTGGTTTGGTTGTGCACCTCTAAAGCTATACAAATAATAGGGTTTCACGAGATAGGATGGGACCAGGGGAGGAGCTTAGAGGAGGCCGGACCGGGCCTCGGCCCGTGCGGTTTTTTCGCCTAGTAGTGTTAAATTTCAGGTTTTCGagaatttttttaaatgtgtattGGTTCGACCCAGACTGATTTTATCTCCAAAAAAACATCGGCCCATGCTGAGTTTTAGGTCAAGATCCGTCATTGGATGGGAcaaaccttacctctatcccgAAAGACACACAAGCCCAACTCTATATCACTAGTATATAGCACTTTAAGACTAATACACAAACACAAGTAAATCAAACAGTACCTAGATCGAAACTCGCGATCCTCAACCAATGCTTCGATGAAAGAATTCGATCCACCGGAAATTATGGGCAGCTTCTTTCTCCCAACAACTGATTTCAAGGCAAGTGAAGCCTCTAGGACGAAGTTTTCAGCAGTGAAATCGGTTTCAGGATCAACAACTCCAAGGAGATGGTGTGGCATTCCGTCACGTTCTTCCTTTGTGATTTTGTTAGTGAGAATATCTAAACCTTCGTACACTTTCattttgtccgagtttattaTCTCGGCCGGATATTGGGCTGCAAGGTCTATGGCAAGTCTTGATTTTCCGGCACCGGTGGCACCCATCACAACCACAACTTTTTCTTTTGGAAATTTAACGATGGAGCAGGTGGGTGTTTGCAGTAAGGGCGCTAGAGCCATCTTGCACATCATTTTTTGGTTAATGTTTGTGAGAAAGAGGGTGGTTTGTGACGGCGGTGGGTGGTTTGCGACGGTTGTGGTGACTGTTGGCTGTGGCTGTGAATAATATTTTATGATTTGAATTAATGTGAATGGTAATTGGTGGAACACGATTGGCATTTATAGCATGAAAATCCTGACTTTCGTAGGcttttaataattattttaagGTGTACAGTATTAGAAGAAAAACTCTTTCTGAACACCATTCACATTCACATTAGAGTCTTTTTCTATATAACTTAAtgttaaacatatattttttcTATAAAAAATTCTTTATTTTTCATAAGCCTTCCACGTCTACCTTACTTACaaacacttattttattatttttttctcatAAAAGGTTGAAAACTAACTAATGTAACGATTTTTTGTtacttcttttattttttttctctatattaTATAGAATATATGATTATAGAGGCTCCATTATGAATGCTCTAAAAAGCATAGAGTTTACGATATCAAAGTATCCGTCAGAAGCTCTAACACTCCCGACCATAGTGTTTACAAGATCAAAGTATCCGTCGGAAATCTCGGTAAAGTGAATTTCCTTAGTAATCTGTCGGTAATAAATTTAATGACAGAAATTAGGTCACAAGGTATCCATCTTTTTCATCTcacaca
Coding sequences:
- the LOC110930685 gene encoding adenylate isopentenyltransferase 3, chloroplastic; its protein translation is MPIVFHQLPFTLIQIIKYYSQPQPTVTTTVANHPPPSQTTLFLTNINQKMMCKMALAPLLQTPTCSIVKFPKEKVVVVMGATGAGKSRLAIDLAAQYPAEIINSDKMKVYEGLDILTNKITKEERDGMPHHLLGVVDPETDFTAENFVLEASLALKSVVGRKKLPIISGGSNSFIEALVEDREFRSSYETCFLWVDVELSVLYQVLADRIDRKVVNGMVDEVREFYNPKADYSKGIRRAIGVQELDSYFRAIDSSYTDEKTLDMLLDSAIHEMKINTCKLARRQVEKIHQLINVKGWQINRLDATKVYKKNHSEDADGNKISIEF